One genomic region from Nocardia vinacea encodes:
- a CDS encoding crotonase/enoyl-CoA hydratase family protein, whose translation MTVRIERNGPVTTVILHRPEARNAVDGPTAAALVDAFREFDADPDAAVAVLWGDGGTFCAGADLKALGTERSNRVTEDGDGPMGPTRMRLSKPVIAAVSGYAVAGGLELALWCDMRVAEQDSTFGVFCRRWGVPLIDGGTIRLPRIVGTGRAMDMVLTGRAVAATEALQIGLINRVVPNGESRSAAEQLAAEMAALPQTCLRSDRMSLLEQDGMDEETALLNEYRHGLKALADGALDGAQRFAAGAGRHGSRT comes from the coding sequence GTGACTGTGCGAATCGAACGCAACGGGCCCGTGACCACCGTGATCCTGCACCGCCCCGAGGCGCGCAATGCCGTCGACGGTCCGACCGCCGCGGCCCTGGTCGACGCATTCCGCGAATTCGATGCCGATCCGGATGCGGCGGTCGCCGTGCTGTGGGGTGATGGCGGCACCTTCTGCGCTGGCGCGGACCTGAAGGCGCTCGGCACCGAGCGCTCCAATCGGGTCACCGAGGACGGTGACGGTCCGATGGGACCGACCCGAATGCGGCTGTCCAAACCGGTGATCGCCGCGGTCTCCGGATACGCGGTGGCGGGCGGGCTCGAGCTTGCCCTGTGGTGCGATATGCGAGTTGCCGAGCAGGACAGCACCTTTGGCGTGTTCTGTCGCCGCTGGGGTGTACCGCTCATCGATGGCGGCACGATTCGGTTACCGCGCATTGTCGGCACCGGGCGCGCGATGGATATGGTGCTCACCGGTCGCGCCGTCGCCGCCACGGAGGCATTGCAGATCGGGCTGATCAATCGAGTGGTGCCGAATGGCGAATCCCGCAGCGCCGCCGAACAACTCGCCGCCGAAATGGCCGCACTGCCGCAGACCTGCCTGCGCTCGGACCGCATGTCGCTACTGGAGCAGGACGGTATGGACGAGGAGACGGCGCTGCTCAATGAATACCGACACGGCCTGAAGGCCCTGGCCGACGGAGCCCTGGACGGCGCGCAACGGTTCGCCGCCGGTGCGGGCCGTCACGGTTCGCGTACCTGA
- a CDS encoding helix-turn-helix transcriptional regulator, with product MTEATRMVRHRRGVPVFDYRSDQVTPPVSLLRFDRLTERGHSPHIHNFPALLYIQSEGVVYVVAPGQVIADAPPHKSEGSVAVFFDPAALGDAGRAPWPTWRAHPLLFPFLHQHSGGVLELTVPVARRPLWDNAIAALEAELAQRQEGYRQAASAHLTLLLIDLARLAADVVGDLRRSGEPLLAEVFDVIDQQHTAPLSLRDVADAVGMTPGHLTTVVRRRTGRTVQAWITERRMTEARRLLAETDLPVGEIARRVGIPDAGYFTRLFRRNNELSPRQWRAQPASRAR from the coding sequence ATGACCGAGGCTACCCGGATGGTTCGGCACCGCCGTGGTGTTCCGGTGTTCGACTATCGGAGCGATCAGGTCACGCCGCCCGTATCGCTGTTGCGATTCGATCGCCTCACCGAACGCGGCCACAGTCCGCACATTCACAACTTTCCAGCCTTGCTGTACATCCAGTCCGAAGGCGTGGTGTACGTGGTCGCGCCGGGTCAGGTGATCGCGGACGCACCACCGCATAAGTCCGAAGGCTCGGTCGCGGTGTTCTTCGATCCCGCGGCGCTCGGCGATGCCGGACGCGCGCCCTGGCCCACGTGGCGGGCGCATCCGTTGCTATTTCCTTTCCTGCACCAGCATTCGGGTGGGGTGCTGGAATTGACCGTCCCGGTGGCACGGAGACCGTTGTGGGACAATGCGATTGCCGCCCTCGAGGCCGAGCTGGCGCAGCGGCAGGAGGGGTATCGACAGGCGGCGTCGGCACATCTGACGCTACTGCTCATCGACCTCGCGCGGCTGGCCGCCGATGTGGTGGGCGATCTGCGGCGCAGCGGTGAGCCACTGCTCGCCGAGGTGTTCGATGTGATCGACCAGCAGCACACCGCACCGCTGTCGCTACGCGATGTGGCGGATGCGGTCGGCATGACACCGGGGCATCTGACCACCGTCGTGCGCCGTCGCACCGGGCGCACCGTGCAGGCATGGATCACCGAGCGGCGGATGACCGAGGCGCGCCGCCTATTGGCCGAAACGGATCTGCCGGTCGGCGAGATCGCCCGGCGGGTCGGGATTCCGGATGCGGGTTACTTCACCCGCTTGTTCCGGCGCAACAACGAGCTTTCACCACGGCAATGGCGCGCCCAGCCTGCTTCCCGCGCACGCTGA
- a CDS encoding acyl-CoA dehydrogenase family protein, with the protein MPTHEVFNQVPDIVPFDVAQNPALLEGLHREGAGWAEPEVRELGRLAGGFEAQEWGRLANEYPPVLHTHDRYGNRIDEVEFHPYWHELMKVAVAHGLHGSPWLDDRPGTHSARAAKFYTWGVADAGHMCPISMTYAVVPALRHNPELAAKFEPLLGSRTYDFGLREPSTKAGLIAGMSMTEKQGGSDVRANTTTATPQPDGSYRIVGHKWFTSAPMSDMFLTLAQAPGGLSCFLLPRVLPDDTRNPIRIQRLKDKLGNKSNASSEIEYENATGWLVGAEGGGVKTIIEMVNMTRLDCVIGSATGMRVGAVYAAHHARHREAFGAKLIDQPAMRNVLADLVIESDAATTVMMRLAGATDRAGTDPAEAALRRIALAVTKYWVCKRAPAHAAEALECFGGNGYAEESGMPRLYREAPLMSIWEGSGNVAALDALRAMGRQPETVEAFFNEVSLAAGADPRLDDAIARLGKELSDLDEIEYRARRVVELMALVLQGAQLVRHGHPAVADAFCATRLGDNWGIAFGTLPTGVNTTDIIARALT; encoded by the coding sequence ATGCCGACGCATGAAGTCTTCAACCAGGTTCCCGATATCGTGCCCTTCGATGTCGCGCAGAACCCGGCCCTGCTCGAGGGACTGCACCGCGAAGGCGCGGGCTGGGCTGAACCCGAAGTGCGCGAACTCGGCAGGCTCGCAGGCGGATTCGAAGCGCAGGAGTGGGGCCGCCTCGCCAACGAATACCCGCCCGTCCTGCATACGCACGACCGCTACGGCAACCGCATCGATGAGGTCGAATTCCATCCGTACTGGCACGAGCTGATGAAAGTCGCTGTCGCGCACGGACTCCACGGCTCGCCCTGGCTCGACGACCGGCCGGGCACCCATTCCGCCCGCGCGGCCAAGTTCTACACCTGGGGTGTCGCCGACGCCGGGCATATGTGTCCGATCTCGATGACCTACGCCGTCGTGCCCGCGTTGCGCCACAATCCGGAACTCGCGGCCAAGTTCGAACCGCTACTCGGTTCCCGTACTTATGATTTCGGCCTGCGTGAACCGTCGACCAAGGCCGGTCTCATCGCGGGCATGTCGATGACCGAGAAGCAGGGCGGCTCCGACGTTCGCGCCAACACCACCACCGCCACACCGCAGCCCGATGGCAGCTACCGCATCGTCGGCCACAAGTGGTTCACCTCGGCGCCCATGTCGGATATGTTCCTCACCCTGGCCCAGGCGCCCGGCGGTCTGTCCTGCTTCCTGCTGCCGCGCGTGCTCCCGGACGACACCCGCAATCCCATTCGGATCCAACGCCTCAAGGACAAGCTCGGCAACAAGTCGAACGCGTCCTCGGAGATCGAATACGAGAACGCCACCGGCTGGCTGGTCGGCGCGGAAGGGGGCGGCGTCAAGACCATCATCGAAATGGTCAATATGACCCGCCTGGACTGCGTCATCGGCTCCGCCACCGGCATGCGCGTCGGTGCCGTCTACGCAGCGCACCATGCGCGACACCGAGAAGCGTTCGGCGCCAAGCTGATCGACCAACCCGCGATGCGCAATGTGCTCGCCGACCTGGTGATCGAATCCGACGCCGCCACCACGGTCATGATGCGCCTGGCCGGTGCGACCGACCGTGCGGGCACCGATCCCGCCGAGGCCGCGCTGCGCCGAATCGCCTTGGCGGTCACCAAGTATTGGGTCTGCAAGCGTGCTCCCGCGCATGCGGCCGAGGCTCTGGAATGCTTCGGCGGCAATGGTTATGCCGAGGAATCCGGTATGCCTCGGCTGTACCGCGAGGCCCCGCTCATGTCGATCTGGGAAGGCTCCGGCAATGTCGCGGCGCTGGACGCCTTGCGCGCCATGGGCCGTCAGCCCGAAACCGTGGAGGCGTTCTTCAACGAAGTCTCCCTCGCCGCCGGCGCCGACCCCCGCCTCGACGATGCCATCGCCCGCCTCGGCAAGGAACTGTCCGACCTCGACGAAATCGAATACCGCGCCCGCCGCGTCGTCGAACTCATGGCCCTGGTCCTACAGGGCGCGCAACTCGTCCGCCACGGCCACCCCGCAGTCGCCGACGCCTTCTGCGCCACCCGCCTCGGCGACAACTGGGGCATCGCCTTCGGCACCCTCCCCACCGGAGTGAACACCACCGACATCATCGCCCGCGCCCTCACCTGA
- a CDS encoding nuclear transport factor 2 family protein, which yields MSAVANKKLIEDIFEQMSQGNTRAMGEAMAEDFRWIFPGNWSWSHTWEPKTVVLNELLRPLMTQFTEYRSAADFVIAEDDRVVAQVRGHGITTGGEPYEQTYCFIFRIANGRLTEVIEHCDTALVERVLQRVG from the coding sequence ATGAGTGCAGTAGCGAACAAGAAGCTGATCGAGGACATCTTCGAGCAGATGTCCCAGGGCAATACCCGAGCGATGGGCGAGGCCATGGCCGAGGACTTCCGCTGGATCTTTCCGGGGAACTGGTCGTGGTCGCACACCTGGGAACCGAAAACGGTTGTGCTGAACGAACTTCTGCGGCCGCTGATGACTCAGTTCACCGAGTACCGCAGCGCGGCCGACTTCGTGATCGCCGAAGACGACCGCGTCGTCGCCCAGGTCCGTGGCCACGGCATCACCACCGGTGGCGAGCCTTACGAGCAGACCTACTGTTTCATTTTCCGGATCGCGAATGGTCGGCTCACCGAGGTGATCGAGCATTGCGATACGGCGCTGGTCGAGCGGGTGCTACAGCGCGTTGGCTAG
- a CDS encoding TetR/AcrR family transcriptional regulator, which produces MAYRRTPAVQARLDAQAGLIVQAATKVLSRAGYAGLSMAAVAAEAGVATGTVYKNFSGKTDLVSAVFRKVVAHEVAAVVTASASGTAVERVTAAVETFAGRALKNPKLAYVLLVEPVDTVVDAERLRFRRAFAEAFESAVAEGVSRGELPAQDAKTSAAALVGAIGEVLVGPLADAPHSESVVPELISFALRALGVRDESDSGVSDADA; this is translated from the coding sequence ATGGCCTACCGGAGAACTCCTGCTGTGCAGGCCCGCCTCGACGCCCAGGCGGGCCTGATCGTGCAGGCGGCAACCAAGGTGCTCTCCCGCGCGGGCTATGCCGGACTGTCCATGGCGGCCGTCGCCGCCGAGGCAGGCGTGGCCACCGGAACGGTCTACAAGAACTTCAGCGGTAAGACCGACCTGGTGAGCGCGGTATTCCGGAAGGTGGTCGCGCACGAAGTGGCCGCAGTGGTTACTGCAAGTGCCTCGGGAACGGCCGTCGAGCGGGTGACCGCGGCGGTGGAAACCTTCGCGGGCCGGGCGCTGAAGAATCCGAAACTCGCCTACGTCCTGCTCGTCGAACCCGTCGATACCGTGGTCGATGCCGAGCGCCTGCGCTTCCGCCGGGCCTTCGCCGAAGCCTTCGAATCTGCTGTCGCGGAGGGGGTTTCGCGTGGTGAATTGCCCGCGCAGGATGCCAAGACCAGCGCGGCCGCGCTCGTCGGCGCGATCGGCGAGGTCTTGGTCGGCCCGCTGGCCGATGCCCCGCACAGCGAATCCGTTGTGCCCGAACTCATCAGTTTCGCGTTACGCGCACTGGGTGTGCGCGATGAATCCGACTCAGGAGTGTCCGATGCCGACGCATGA
- a CDS encoding class I SAM-dependent methyltransferase, protein MTKDHPHSVVAAMGNRHDYLPAAGRDAFLPGYDLLTRLLGMYKLHETLVAQAELASGQRVLEIGCGTGNLTIRAKRTQPAAEVIGSDPDPLALARAERKANRLTGIRFERAYAQELPYPDNEFDRVLSSMMLHHLETDIKTAALTEALRVLRPGGSLHILDIGGEVTPDDGLMARLLLHNHHAHDNLGGGIPQLLRTVGFDCTVVASQRHRRLGRVTFYRGTRPN, encoded by the coding sequence ATGACCAAAGATCATCCACATTCCGTAGTTGCAGCAATGGGCAATCGGCACGACTACCTGCCCGCCGCGGGCCGCGACGCATTCCTACCCGGCTACGATCTGCTCACCCGCCTGCTCGGCATGTACAAACTCCACGAAACCCTCGTCGCACAGGCCGAACTCGCCTCCGGTCAACGTGTATTGGAAATCGGCTGCGGCACAGGCAATCTGACGATCCGAGCCAAACGGACCCAACCCGCGGCGGAGGTGATCGGCTCCGATCCCGACCCGCTCGCGCTCGCCCGTGCCGAACGAAAGGCGAACAGGCTGACCGGAATCCGCTTCGAACGCGCCTACGCCCAGGAACTGCCCTATCCGGACAACGAATTCGACCGGGTGTTGTCATCGATGATGCTGCACCACCTCGAGACCGACATCAAAACCGCCGCACTGACCGAAGCGCTGCGCGTCCTGCGCCCCGGCGGCAGCCTGCACATCCTCGATATCGGCGGCGAGGTGACCCCGGACGACGGCCTGATGGCCCGGCTGCTGCTGCACAACCACCATGCCCATGACAACCTCGGCGGCGGCATCCCCCAACTCCTGCGCACCGTCGGCTTCGACTGCACCGTGGTCGCCTCCCAGCGCCACCGTCGCCTCGGCCGCGTCACCTTCTACCGCGGCACGCGCCCGAACTAG